The DNA region CCGACCCGGCTCTATGGCGATCCCGACGCCATGCGCCGCTTCGTCGACGGGGCGCACCGGCTCGGCCTCGCCGTCATTCTCGATGTCGTCTACAACCATCTCGGACCCGACGGCAATTACCTGAAGTGTTTCGCCGACGACTATTTCACCGACCGCTACAAGAACGAGTGGGGTGAGGCGATCAACTTCGACGGAGCCAATTCCGCTCCGGTGCGGGAGTTCTTCCTGACCAACGCCGCCTTCTGGATCGAAGAGTATCATTTGGACGGGCTGCGGCTGGACGCCACCCAGTCGATCTTCGACAGAGGCGAGCCGCATATCCTGACCGAGCTCTCCCGCGCGGTGCGCAAGGCCGCCGGCGACCGCGCCGCCATCCTGGTGGGGGAGAACGAGCCGCAGCACGCCAGCATGGTGAAGCCGGCCGAGGAGGGCGGCTGCGGACTCTGCGCCATCTGGAACGACGACTTCCACCACTCCGCCATGGTGGCGCTGGCTGGCCGGACAGAGGCCTACTACACCGACTACCGCGGCACGCCGCAGGAATTCGTGTCGGCGATGAAGCACGGCTTCCTCTATCAGGGGCAGTGGTATCGCTGGCAGGGCAAGCGGCGCGGCATGCCGGCCTTCGGCCTGCCGCGGCCGGCCTTCGTCACCTTCCTGCAGAACCACGACCAGATCGCCAACTCCGCCCGTGGATTGCGCGTGCATGCGCTGACCTCGCCGGGCCGGCTGCGCGCGATGACCGCGCTCACCCTGCTCGGCCCCGGCACGCCGATGCTGTTCCAGGGGCAGGAATTCGCCGCCAGCGCCCCCTTCCTCTATTTCGCCGACCACAAGCCGGAGCTGGCCGGTCTGGTGGAGAACGGACGGGCGGAGTTCCTGGCCCAGTTTCCCAGCATCGCCTCCCCGCCGCTGCGCGCCCGCCTGCCCAAGCCGCATGCGGAGGAAAGCTTCACCCGCTCCAAGCTGGACCATGGGGAGCGGGAGGCGAACGCCCATGTCTGGGCGATGCACCGCGACCTTCTGCGCCTGCGCCGGGAGGACCGGGTCTTCGCCGCCCAGCGCGTCGGCGGGTTGGATGGGGCAGTTCTGGGGGATGAAGCCTTCGTCCTTCGCATCTTCGGTGAGGAGAGGGAGGGCGACGACCGGCTGCTGCTGGTCAATCTGGGGCGCGACCTGACCCTGAGGGTTCTGGCGGAACCGCTGCTCGCCCCGCCGCGGGACGGCGCCTGGACGCTTCTGTGGTCGAGCGAGGATCCGCTCTATGGCGGCTGCGGCACCGCTCCGGTGGAACAGCCGGGCGGCGCATGGCGGCTGCCGGGGCATGCCGCCCTGGTTTTGCGCCCGGCGCGCGATTTTCCTACGAAAAGCGATGACGCCGGGGGCAACACAACCCCCGTCATCGTGGTTTCCAAGGGGTCGGAAACCGAAAGCGGATCGCAGGCTCACCATGTCTGATTTCGTTCGTACCCTGTCGCACGACCTGCTGGCCACCGATCCCGACAGTACCGGAACCCGGGAATGGCTCGTGGCGAACGGCCTCGGCGGCTACGCCTCGGGCGCCGTGTCGGGGGCGGTGACCCGGCGCTACCACGGGCTTCTGATCGCGGCGCTGCCGGCTCCGTTGGGCCGGGTGCTGATGCTGAGCCATCTGAGCGACGTCGTCGTCGGCGCCGACGGGCATGAATACTGGCTGAGCAGCCCCGAGGCGAGCGGCCACCCTAGGGAGGATGCGCAGACCGCCGCCCTGCAGGAATTCCGCATGGAGGCGGGGCTTCCGGTCTGGCGGTTCCGGGCCGGCGGTGCGGTCATCGAGAAGCAGATCGTCCTGCCGCATGGCCAGAACATCGTCCATGTCACCTACCGCGTTCTGGAAACCAAGGAGCCCATACGGCTGCGGCTGCGGCCCGTGCTGGCCTTCCGAACGCTGGAATCGGCGGTGGACCGACCGCTGGCGAGGGCCTACCGCATCACCGCGGCAGGCCAGCGCTACGAGGTGTCAGCCGGTCCCGATCTGCCGATTCTGCGCATGGCGATCGAGGGCGGCGACTTTCCGATGACGCTCGACGGCGGCGTCCGCAGCGAAATCTACTACCGTGTCGAGGACGAGCGCGGCTATCAGGCCCACGGCTCGCTGTGGACGCCCGGCTATTTCAGCGGCGTGGCCGGGGCGGGACAGAGCATCACCTTCGCCGCCGCGACCGAGGAGTGGTGGCGGCTGGAGGCGCTGCCGCCGACCGACGTGCTGCGGTTCGAGACCGGACGCCGCCGCCGCATCATCCAGAACGCCCATCCCAGCCTGCGGCACGGCGCGATGGCGGAACTCGTGCTGTCCGCCGACAGCTTCCTGTTCGTGCCGGCCGGCCGTGTCGCCGACCAGATGCGGGCACGGGCCGAGGGGGACGAGGTGCGGACGGTGATCGCCGGCTACCACTGGTTCACTGACTGGGGCCGCGATACGATGATCGCGCTGGAGGGGCTGACGCTGGCCACCGGCCGCCACATGGAGGCGGGCTGGATCCTGCACACCTTCGGCCATTACATCCGCGACGGCCTGATCCCCAACATGTTCCCCGACGGCAAGGACCGCGGGCTGTACCACACCGCCGACGCCACACTGTGGTTCTTCCACGCGCTGCACCGCTATCTGGCCGTCACCGGCGACCGCGACACGCTGCGCCTGCTGCTGCCCAAACTGCACGAGGTGATCGACTTCCACCGTCACGGCACCCGCTTCGGCATCGGCGTCGATCCCAAGGATGGGCTGCTGCGCCAGGGGCAGGAGGGCTACCAGCTGACCTGGATGGACGCCAAGGTGGACGATTGGGTCGTCACGCCGCGACGGGGAAAGGCGGTGGAGATCAACGCGCTGTGGTACAACGCCCTGCGCCTGATGACGGACTGGCTGCGCGAGGAGGACGGCGAAGCCGCCGCCCTGCCGCTGGAGGAGTTGGCCGACCAGGCGCGCGCCTCCTTCAACGCGCGGTTCTGGTGTCAGTCGGCAGGGCACCTGTTCGATGTGGTGGATGGCGAACATGGCGACGACATCGCCTGCCGTCCCAATCAGATCTTCGCCGTCTCGCTCGACCACCCGGTGCTGGAGCGGGAGCGGTGGAAGCCGGTGGTGGAGACGGTGCGCAAGCATCTGCTGACCCCGGTCGGGCTGCGGTCGCTGGCGCCCGGCTCCCGCGACTACAAGGCGAAGTATTTCGGCGACCTGCGGGCGCGCGACGCCGCCTATCACCAGGGTACCGTCTGGGGCTGGCTGATCGGCCCCTATGTCGATGCGTGGCTGAAGCTGCACCCGCAGGACCATGAGGGGGCGCGCCGGCTGCTGGAGGGCTTCCTGCCGCATCTGGACGAGGCCGGCATCGGGACCGTCAGCGAAATCTTCGATGCGGAACCGCCCTTCACGCCGCGGGGCTGCATATCCCAGGCCTGGAGCGTGGCGGAGGTGCTGCGGTGCTGGGTGAAGACCGACGGCTAAGCGGGACAAGGGTTGCGGAGCCGCCTCTCACCAAGGTCATAGAGCGGCGGTCCGAGGCGGCTCCACCCGTAACGATGGTGCAATGTCCTTGGAGGCAGTTGTCAACAGGGCACAACCGGGTGTGAAATCCAAGGGCATGGCGGAATGTGACAGATTTCGGTTGACACGCCGGCCAAGCCCCTAGGGCGCTGAATGGACGTTTCTTGTTAAAATTCAATTACTTAACAAGAATGCCTAAATTTTGGGCAAACACATTGGGAGCGTTGAAACGCCTAGTGCGAATCGGTGCTGCCCACGGCTTGCCCACACAGTTATCCACAAGCTCTGTGGAGACCGCGGGTTCTGCCCGCGGCCAAAGCTTATGACGTGCCCGCATGCCGAACCTGTACCTTCGATGCCTGTACTTTAGGCAGACAAACGGCACGGGGCATGCACAAGGAGGTAATCGGTTTGGATTTTAGCCAATCCGGAAAAAGCATCCTATAGTTCCCGAACGGATTCCTTCGGTGCCCCAACCAATCCGGTTGGATGGTTGATCGGATCGGGTCGATCGGATCCGCCCTAACGGACATGCGGAACAACAGCCAGAACGGAGGTGCCCATGCGGAGCGTTGTGCGAGGCGTCGCCGGCATACCGTACTCGACGATCCGCTCTGGGATGCCCCGGTCCGGTTGGCCGAAGAGTGGCGGCAGGGAGGCCGGGCGACCCCGGCAGGCGGGCGCCATTGCCCTGCTGACCGCCCTGATCGGTCCGTTGCTGGCCACGTCGGTGCTGGGTGCGCTGATCCTGCATCTGCTGGCCGGACTGGCGGCGAGGCTTCCCACCTCCGACGCGTTGGGGGCGCTGTCGGTCATGGCCGGAATGGCGATGGTCCTCGTCACCCTGCTTCCCTTCGCCCTGTTGTCGGTCAGGCGGGCACATCGCGCCTGGGCCGATATGCAGGCCGCGCTGCGCCGCTGATCCTCCACGCACTCAGGCACCCACTCAAGCACCCGCTCAGGGTTTTGCCTGAACGGGCTACCCCGAAGGCAGGAAACGATTGCCCTTGGCATCGTGCCCGCGTCTAATCGCAGGCATGGACGCCAGGGGGACGGCAGGTGCTGGCAAATGGGCGGCGCTCGCCTGTTCCCTGCCTGCCGTACGAAGCGGATTTCTGGGGGCGCGGGATGGGGCTTTTCGACTTCCTGAAGGTGACGGTGAAGGATCAGAAGCCGGCCAAGCCGGCCGGACGCATGCCGGTCAGCGTCGTGGAGTGCGACGGCAAGAGCTTCCCCATCGTGTCACTGACGCCCAAGGGCTTCGTCGCCCGCGGCTTCGACGGATCGCTGATCGTCGGACAGAATGCCCGGGTGTCGGTGCGCGTCGACGATCCGGCCGGCAAATTCACCTTCGCCGCGACCGTCGCGGTGGTGGAGGTGAAGGGACCGACCTTCGGCGCCACCTGGACGATCCTGCCGCCGGAGGTGGAGGGGGCTATCCGGCAATATGCCCAGAACCGCAAGCAGCAGGATGTCAAAGGAGCCCGGTAGCGGCGCCCAGAGAGTTCCCGTCCCTTACTGGCGGTCGGACGGAGCGCTGCCGGCCGGCGCCGGCATGCCGGCGTTGACGATCTTCGGCAGGGCCAGATTGCGGGCGCGATCCAGCCACTCCGACAGGGTGACGAACTCGCAGCCCTTGGCCCGCAGATCCGCGATCACCTGCGGCAGTGCCTGTGCGGTGCTGGGATAGGTCGAGTGCATCAGGAAGACGTTGCCCGGCATGCCGCCCAGCTTGATCTGGCTGACGATCTTGTCGGCGTTGCGCACCTGCCAGTCGCGCGTATCGACCGACCACAGGACCGATCCCATGCGCTCTTCGCGCACGACGGTCAGAAGTTCTTCCGAATAGCGGCCATAGGGCGGGCGGAACAGCACCGGATTGGCACCGAACTCCCGCAGGATGCGATTGGCCTCCGCGATTTCATAACGCGCGGCGGCCGCGTCCATCTTGCGCAGGTCGGAATGGGTCAGGCTGTGGTTGCCGATCTCGTGCCCACCGGCGACGAAATCCCGGATCAGGTCGCCCTGCCGCTCGGCGATGCGGCCGACCGGGAAATAGGTGGCGCGCACGCCCTCCCGATTCAGGATGTCCAGAACCTGCCGGGTCACCGTGCGGTGCGGCCCATCATCGAAGGTCAGGGCGCAGAGGTTCCAGTTTTCCCTCTTCAGCGTCGCCGGCATCACGTCATAGCGCGAATCCGGCATCACCGAGCGCAGCCGGCCCTTGCGGCGGCTGTGCTGCTCGATGTCCGCCATCGTGCGGGCGTCTTCCTCGTTGTAGATGATCAGCCCTTCGGCCGGCGGGATGGCGGCGGCGACGGCCGGGGGTGGCGGTCCCAGCGGCGCCAGCGGCGCGGCGGCGGCGGAACCGATCGGCGCCAGAACCGAGGTCGTCGTCCCGGACGGCGCTTCCGGCTTGGCCGAAGGCCGCGGCGTCGCCTCGGCGGTTGCCGGGGCGGGCGGCGCGACGGCCACGGTCACGGCCGGAGCGGGCTCTGCCGGAGCGGGCGTTGACTGGGTGGGTGTTGCCAGAGCGGGCGCTGTTTGAGCGGTCGTTGCCGGGGCCGAGGTTTCCGGGGCCGGCGGACGGTCGACGACGAGGCAGCCGAAGCCGGCGCCGACGATGCGGCGGCACAGCGCCTTCGGATCGGTCCCTTTGGCAACCTGGGCGTAGAGCGCCACGCCCCCGGCCTCGCTCTTGCCGTCCAGCAGCGTGACGGACGCGGTCAGGCCCGCGGCCAGTTCGGGCCGGCGCCGCTGCAGGCTCTTCCAACTCCACCAAGCGTCGCCGTCGCGGGAATAGATGCCCAGTTGCAGAACCGGCCCGTTGGCCGGCTTGTCTTCCGCCTTCACGGGCGTGGCGTTGGATTTCTCTGGCGCCGTTTTGGCGGCGGGCGGGCGCGCAGGACCGGAATCGGGTGCGGCGGCGGCGGGTAGGGCAGGCAGGGAGAGAGCGCAGGCCAGCAGAGCGGCACGCATCAGACCGCTGCCGGACCGGCCGGTGCGGAGCCCGGTGGCCGAAGCGGCGTCAAGGCCGCGGACGGCGCCGGACATCATAACGCTGGAGGCGGTGGAGGCGGTGCTCGGCCGGAAGATGCGCAACATATCGGTCCCGTCACTTGGCCCAGCCACAATTTGCGGGACCGCCGGTTGATCGCGGTGCAATATCATTCCAAAGGTATTAATTCAAACGTCAAGCGGCGGAATTGGGGCAATTCCGGCGGATTTCGGGCAGGCGTTGCCAATCGGAAACGGTGGAATGCCACGTGGGCGGCTTTGCTGCACAACCGTTGGGCAAAGACCGGACCGGAACCGGCGGGGCCGTGGCGGGGTTCAATAGGGGAAACCCCAGCCGTGAAGGAGACGACCCGTATGGCCGAGGATTTGGAAAGCCGCATCCGTCGGCGCGCGCATGAGATTTGGGAACGCGAAGGCCGGCCTGAGGGGCGCGCCGAAGCCAATTGGGAATTGGCCAAAGAAGAGATCGCGATCGAGGACAATTACCTGGACACGCTGAAGCCCAACCCGGCCGGCGGCCCGGAAGCGACCGCGATGCGGACGGAGCCGGTGGAGCCGGTGCTGGCCGTGGCCAATCAGGGCGAACCGCCGGGGCTGGCCGATCAGGGCGACGAGTTCGGCATGCCCATGCGCGGCGACCGTGAAGCCTGGCCCACGCCGGAGGAAGCGGCCTCTACCGCGGTGCCGCCCAACCGCAGCAAGAAGACCCGCCGCCGGGTGTGACCGTTACTGTTCGAGCAGCCCTGACCGTTCGATTGGATGCCCCGGCCGTCAGGCCGGGGCTTTCTCCGTTGCGGCCGGCCCGCCTTCGGCAGTGCCCGACTTTTCCATCGGAGCGGTGGCGCGGCCGGTGTCGCCCGGCTGGGATGCCGGCGTCGGAGTGGCCGCGGGTGCAAGGGCAGGCGCTTGCGAATCCGGCGCGGGCGCGGGGAAGGATGCGGTGGCCGGCGCATCGTCCAGCCGGTCGTAGATGTCCGGGTGCAGGCGGACGGCGCCGTCGGCTTCGACGGTCGCGATCCAATAGACGAATTGCACCGGCATCGGCGTCGCCAACTTAACCCATTGCGGTTGCATCCGTTCCAGCATGCGGTCGATCCGCGCGGGCGTCACCGTGGTGCCCTGCAGCAGCAATTCCGCCAGACGGCGCGGATCCTCCAGACGGACGCAGCCGGAACTGATCGAGCGGAGTTCCCGCGAGAACAGGCGCGGCTCGTTGGTGCCGTGCAGATAGATGTCGTAGGGATTGGTCAGGTTGAAGCGGAAGCGGCCCAGCGCATTGTGGTCGCCCGGCTTCTGGACGATGCGGACCCGTCCGGGAGTGACGCCGTACCAGTCGACCGTCTCCGGCATCACCTCCTGCCCGTCGAGATAGACGGTGGCGTTCTGGATGCCGGGAACCCCCTTGGCCCGCAGCATCGGCAGTTTGTCCTCCTTGAGGATGGTAGGCGGCACGGTCCAGGTCGGGTTGACGATGATGTGGGTGATTCGGTCGGTCAGCAGCGGCGTCTCGCGCGACGGCCGGCCGACGATCGCGCGCATCGTCAACTCCTCCTCCCCGCCGCGGACCAGCGTGGTGGTCTGGTCGGTCAGGTTCACCACAAGCACATCGTCTGGAGCGGTGTCGCGGAAACTGCGCATGGCCACCGCGCTCTGCCGCATCAGGCTTGCCGCCTCGGCCGGCGTGCGGTCCAGCGCGGCACGGGTGCCGGCCCCGACCAGCCCGTCCGGCTTCAGGCGCTGCGAGAGCTGGAAGGCCCTCACCGCATGGTCGACGTCCGTCGTGAAGGTGTCGGACAGCTTGTCGGCCGGCAGCAAGCCGAGTTCCA from Azospirillum ramasamyi includes:
- the treZ gene encoding malto-oligosyltrehalose trehalohydrolase codes for the protein MSAAVPPVEQAQATVKRRWPIGVELLPGGVHARVWAPKAERVELVLEPDGTATVLEGEGNGYFSGSVTGLEAGGLYRFRLDGGETLYPDPMSRFQPDGPHGPSQLVDPHRFGWTDLDWRGRSIKGQVIYEMHIGTFTPEGGWDAALRELPALAELGVTVLELMPVSDFPGRFGWGYDGVNLFAPTRLYGDPDAMRRFVDGAHRLGLAVILDVVYNHLGPDGNYLKCFADDYFTDRYKNEWGEAINFDGANSAPVREFFLTNAAFWIEEYHLDGLRLDATQSIFDRGEPHILTELSRAVRKAAGDRAAILVGENEPQHASMVKPAEEGGCGLCAIWNDDFHHSAMVALAGRTEAYYTDYRGTPQEFVSAMKHGFLYQGQWYRWQGKRRGMPAFGLPRPAFVTFLQNHDQIANSARGLRVHALTSPGRLRAMTALTLLGPGTPMLFQGQEFAASAPFLYFADHKPELAGLVENGRAEFLAQFPSIASPPLRARLPKPHAEESFTRSKLDHGEREANAHVWAMHRDLLRLRREDRVFAAQRVGGLDGAVLGDEAFVLRIFGEEREGDDRLLLVNLGRDLTLRVLAEPLLAPPRDGAWTLLWSSEDPLYGGCGTAPVEQPGGAWRLPGHAALVLRPARDFPTKSDDAGGNTTPVIVVSKGSETESGSQAHHV
- a CDS encoding amylo-alpha-1,6-glucosidase, yielding MSDFVRTLSHDLLATDPDSTGTREWLVANGLGGYASGAVSGAVTRRYHGLLIAALPAPLGRVLMLSHLSDVVVGADGHEYWLSSPEASGHPREDAQTAALQEFRMEAGLPVWRFRAGGAVIEKQIVLPHGQNIVHVTYRVLETKEPIRLRLRPVLAFRTLESAVDRPLARAYRITAAGQRYEVSAGPDLPILRMAIEGGDFPMTLDGGVRSEIYYRVEDERGYQAHGSLWTPGYFSGVAGAGQSITFAAATEEWWRLEALPPTDVLRFETGRRRRIIQNAHPSLRHGAMAELVLSADSFLFVPAGRVADQMRARAEGDEVRTVIAGYHWFTDWGRDTMIALEGLTLATGRHMEAGWILHTFGHYIRDGLIPNMFPDGKDRGLYHTADATLWFFHALHRYLAVTGDRDTLRLLLPKLHEVIDFHRHGTRFGIGVDPKDGLLRQGQEGYQLTWMDAKVDDWVVTPRRGKAVEINALWYNALRLMTDWLREEDGEAAALPLEELADQARASFNARFWCQSAGHLFDVVDGEHGDDIACRPNQIFAVSLDHPVLERERWKPVVETVRKHLLTPVGLRSLAPGSRDYKAKYFGDLRARDAAYHQGTVWGWLIGPYVDAWLKLHPQDHEGARRLLEGFLPHLDEAGIGTVSEIFDAEPPFTPRGCISQAWSVAEVLRCWVKTDG
- a CDS encoding polysaccharide deacetylase family protein — translated: MLRIFRPSTASTASSVMMSGAVRGLDAASATGLRTGRSGSGLMRAALLACALSLPALPAAAAPDSGPARPPAAKTAPEKSNATPVKAEDKPANGPVLQLGIYSRDGDAWWSWKSLQRRRPELAAGLTASVTLLDGKSEAGGVALYAQVAKGTDPKALCRRIVGAGFGCLVVDRPPAPETSAPATTAQTAPALATPTQSTPAPAEPAPAVTVAVAPPAPATAEATPRPSAKPEAPSGTTTSVLAPIGSAAAAPLAPLGPPPPAVAAAIPPAEGLIIYNEEDARTMADIEQHSRRKGRLRSVMPDSRYDVMPATLKRENWNLCALTFDDGPHRTVTRQVLDILNREGVRATYFPVGRIAERQGDLIRDFVAGGHEIGNHSLTHSDLRKMDAAAARYEIAEANRILREFGANPVLFRPPYGRYSEELLTVVREERMGSVLWSVDTRDWQVRNADKIVSQIKLGGMPGNVFLMHSTYPSTAQALPQVIADLRAKGCEFVTLSEWLDRARNLALPKIVNAGMPAPAGSAPSDRQ
- a CDS encoding DUF2934 domain-containing protein; translation: MAEDLESRIRRRAHEIWEREGRPEGRAEANWELAKEEIAIEDNYLDTLKPNPAGGPEATAMRTEPVEPVLAVANQGEPPGLADQGDEFGMPMRGDREAWPTPEEAASTAVPPNRSKKTRRRV
- a CDS encoding L,D-transpeptidase family protein translates to MTVSADFRKPRKLAVLAMAAASALALFGPASADALPYRDMLTQWADRLDGAAMELESVPAQVSTRIGEGGTLKLGSRGERVARLSQRLLELGLLPADKLSDTFTTDVDHAVRAFQLSQRLKPDGLVGAGTRAALDRTPAEAASLMRQSAVAMRSFRDTAPDDVLVVNLTDQTTTLVRGGEEELTMRAIVGRPSRETPLLTDRITHIIVNPTWTVPPTILKEDKLPMLRAKGVPGIQNATVYLDGQEVMPETVDWYGVTPGRVRIVQKPGDHNALGRFRFNLTNPYDIYLHGTNEPRLFSRELRSISSGCVRLEDPRRLAELLLQGTTVTPARIDRMLERMQPQWVKLATPMPVQFVYWIATVEADGAVRLHPDIYDRLDDAPATASFPAPAPDSQAPALAPAATPTPASQPGDTGRATAPMEKSGTAEGGPAATEKAPA